The genomic DNA CGGCGGGCGAGGCGGTGACGCTCGAAACCCGCCGCGGCTCGGTCACCGCGCTGGCGCGCAAGGACCGCCAGATGCCCGAAGGCGCGGTCTTCCTGCCGTTCTGCTACGTCGAGGCGGCGGCGAACCTCATGACCAACGACGAGCTCGACCCCGACGGCAAGATCCCGGAGTTCAAGCACTGCGCGGTGCGCGTGGGGCCGGCGGACGGAGCAGTCGAGCCGGCGGTGTTCGCGGCTTCGGGAGAAGGAGGGGCGGAGCCCGGCTAAGGCTCGCCGAACTTCGTCTCGATCTCGACTCCGCAGTCGCGCAGGAATCGCGTCGGCAGCTCCCCGCCGATGAACACGAATATCTGGTCGCCGGGGACCTGGATGACCTGGTCCTCGCGGTGCTCCAGGAGCACCTGCCCCGGGCGCACGGCCGTCGGGCGGGTGGACCAGAGCACCTCGAGCTGGTTGGCGTCCAGCGCCGCCGATATCCGGTCCCGATTGGCGGGCTTGATGCGTGAGAAGGCTTCGCCCCGGTAGGACACGCGCACCTCGTTGCCGGGCTGGCCGGACAGCGCCAGCGCCGCCTCCACCGCCGAATCGCCCCCTCCCACGACGAGGATCTTGTCGCCGCGGTATGCCTCGGGTTCCCGGAGCGAATACTGAACGTTCGCTGCGCCATCCTCGCCGGGGACGCCCAGCTTGCGGGGCACGCCGCGCCGGCCGATCGCGAGGATCACCCTCATGGTGGTGTAGGTGCCCTTGTCCGTCCGGACCGTCAGCAGCCCGTCTTCGGCGCGGGTGATCGCCTCCACCGTCTCACCGGTGTTGACCTCGAGCCCCGATCGGGCGACCACGCTCTCCCACAGCTCGATCAGCTCTTCCTTGGCCATCGATCCGGCCGAGACCTTGCCGAATTTCGGTATGTTCACGGGCGAGGTCATTACGAGCTTCTTGCGCGGATAATGCCTGACGGTGCCGCCGACGTCCTCCTTTTCCAGGGTCACGAAACTCAGGCCCTGGAGCATGCAGTAAAGGGAAGCGGACAGGCCCGCGGGGCCACAGCCAACGATCACGACGTCGAGCAGGTGGTCGGCCGGCTTCGCGCGGCGCTCGCCCGCGATACCCTCCACGCACTGCCTCCCCTGCTCGAACGCGTTCCTGATCAGCCCCATGCCTCCGAGCTCCCCGATCACGTATATGCCGGGCACGTTGGTCTCGAAGTTCTCCCGAATCCTGGGCAGGTCGACGCCGCGTTTCTCGGTGCCGAAGACGAGCGTGATCGCTTCGACGGGGCACACCCTCTCGCACAGCCCGTGGCCCACGCATTTGGCCGGCATAACGGGGCGCGCCTGTCCCGCCGCCATGCCGAGGACGTCCAGTTCGGGGCACGCGGCGATGCAATTGCCGACGCCGATGCACAGCGCGGGATCGATCACCGGGTGTAGCGAGGCGGGCTCGTGGAGTCCGTGCCGGAGCGCTTCCGCCTGGGCCTGCCTGGTCGCCGCCTCCTGCCTGCGGGTCTTCCACAGGAAGGGCACCATCACCGCCAGCGCCAGGGCGGTGCCGAGAACCAGGATCGTGAGGGTGTCGCCCGACGGCATCAGAACGACTTCGTCAGCCCGGCGTGAAGCCGGCCGCTGGTGAGCCCCGAGCCCCACTGCCCCGAGCCGCGCAGCCTGTAGCGGAATCCCAGCCCGGCGGGAACGTCCAGCCCGGCCTGCACCGTGTGGGTCGTGAACAGGCGATCGGGGCCGTACTCGGACCGGTAGAATCGATACGAGAGATTGGCGCGCATACGCCCGAAGGTGCCCGTCAGGCCCGGCGACAGGGTCACGGCCTCGTACTCGGACCCGGTCCGGTAGCTCGCGGCGGCGGTCACGCCCAGCGACCCGGAGCCGGGAACGAACAGGTACGTCGAGTACGAATAGCCGAGATCTTCTCGGTCCCGATCGCGGTTGACCGCGACGTCGCCCGAGACGATGGCGCGGCCGGCCCTTACGCGCAGGCCGCCGTTGAGCTGGTCCCTGGGATGGGAGATGGCGCTCACCGGGTCGAACAGCCGGTAGGGACGCTGGCGCGACACCCCCGCTCGCAGCTCGACCCGGCGGTCCACGTCCCCGCGCACGTTGAGCTGGAAGCGGGTGGCCTCCCAGCCCCCCGCCACCGGATCCTCATCGATCTGAAGCTCCTGATCTACGCGCACGCGTCCCACGCGCAGCCGCTGGGACAGCCCCGCGTAGGTGTGCGTCAGCAGGCCGTTGCGGGGATCGACGCGGTGCACCGAGACGTCCGCCGCGTAGCGGGTGCGACGGCCGTCGCTGCGGAAGTTCGCGAACGCCGTGGCCTTGGGGAGGTCCGCGGAGACGGTCTGGTTGGAGCGCTCCGGCTCGAGGCCCAGCAGTACGCCGAATCCCGCCTTCCTGCCGCCGGCTCTGATCAGCAGCCCGTCCCAATAGCCGCTGTAGCTCTCGTAGCGATTGTAGAAACGCCCGAGCTGAAAGCGCAGCGGCACGCTCCGCAGCGTCTTCTCGAAGCTGGCCTCGTATACGCGTACGCTGGTCGGGTTGATCTGCGTACCGGTGCTGGCGTAGCGATGCGAGACCTGCGTGCGGAGTCTGAGCGTCCAATCGAGCGGCTGCGTTACGGTGGTGTTCAGTCGCAGCGATGGCGTCGCGAACGTGCGGTCGATCACCTGACCATCTCCGCCACCGAAGCGGGTGGACGACTGCCGCACGGCGACGTCCAGCGAGAGACTGCCCCTGGTCACGGGGCCGCCGACGTCGGGTCGCCGGGCCGGGGCTGCCCGCAGCCTCTCCTCCACCCGCGCGCCGGCCGCCGGGTCATCTGCCCCCGGCTCACGCGCCGACGCCGTGCCGCGGGGCGTGACGAACAAGACCTGCCCCCGCGTGATGGCGAACGGCTCCTCGGCGAACGTCAGAACCGACCGCGTGGCCGTGCTGCGCAGCACGACCAAGACGCCCAGCCTCTCGCCGACGCTGTCCCGGGCCACCCAGACCGTGTCGCCGGTCAGGATGCCGCCGTCCCGTCCGACGGTCAGGTAGAGCGTGGCGCCGGCCACCTGATCGACGACGGCGCGAACCGGCGGAGCCTGCGCGTCCGGCTCCTGCGCCTGCGCGGGACCCACGGCCCCGATGATCATGACGATTCCGAGCAGCGGCTGGCGGCGCATGGCTAGGTCAGCCCCTGCGGGTGACACTCGAGGCAAGCGGCGCTGTCGTAGGTGTAGCCGCCTTCGTTCTCGTGCTGAGCATCGGTGTCCGGCTGGTTGTGCTTGTGGCACGTGAAGCACGTGAAGACGGAGAAGTCACTCGGCGCCGTGTGGCAGTCCTCGCACGTCTGCCACTGAGGCTGATGCTTGCCCGAGAAGATCGGGAAGAACCGGGCGTCGTGGTCGAAGCTGGCGCCGCCCCAGGTGTCGACCGTGTGGCAGTCCAGGCACGCCGTGGCGAAACCGGATCCGGTGTGCCGCGCGTCGTAGTCGTCCTGGTGGCACGCCACGCAGTCGTCCTGCGCGGCGGGCGAGGGGAACAGCAGCGCGTTGTCCACCGGGCCGTGGCAGCTCTCGCAAGACAGCGCGGTGTGGGCGCCGACCAGGTCGAAGCCGGCTTCACGGTGGTCGAACTCGGCGTCCCAGTCGGACTGCCTGTGGCAGTCCAGACAGGTGGTCGGGAAGGCGTCGCCCGCGTGCTCCTTGTCATAGTCGCTCTGGTGGCACGCGATGCAGTCGTTCTGATCCGCCGGCGCAAAGCGAAGCCCGGGGCCGGGCCGGAGGTGGCAGCTCTCGCACGCCAGGCGGCCGTGGGCCTCCACGAGCTCGTAGCCGTTCGCCGCGCTGGGATGATCGAACGCGGGTGCCTCGCGCCAGGCGACCAGGGAGTGGCAATCGGTGCACTGGGTGGAGAAGCCGCCGGCCTGGTGGTCGACGAATGTCGCGCGGTCGTAGTCCTCCTGGTGGCACGCAGTGCACTCCAGGTCGAGCGGGCCGAACGCGCCGCCCACGTCGTCCACGTGGCAGCTCTCACAGGTGATGAC from Gemmatimonadota bacterium includes the following:
- a CDS encoding NAD(P)-binding domain-containing protein; its protein translation is MPSGDTLTILVLGTALALAVMVPFLWKTRRQEAATRQAQAEALRHGLHEPASLHPVIDPALCIGVGNCIAACPELDVLGMAAGQARPVMPAKCVGHGLCERVCPVEAITLVFGTEKRGVDLPRIRENFETNVPGIYVIGELGGMGLIRNAFEQGRQCVEGIAGERRAKPADHLLDVVIVGCGPAGLSASLYCMLQGLSFVTLEKEDVGGTVRHYPRKKLVMTSPVNIPKFGKVSAGSMAKEELIELWESVVARSGLEVNTGETVEAITRAEDGLLTVRTDKGTYTTMRVILAIGRRGVPRKLGVPGEDGAANVQYSLREPEAYRGDKILVVGGGDSAVEAALALSGQPGNEVRVSYRGEAFSRIKPANRDRISAALDANQLEVLWSTRPTAVRPGQVLLEHREDQVIQVPGDQIFVFIGGELPTRFLRDCGVEIETKFGEP